In the genome of Acidobacteriota bacterium, the window ATCGCATGCTGCCGCTGGCGATGACCAACGGCCGTCTGCGCCTCGCCTGCGCCAACCCCTACGACATCGAGGGTATCGACTCCTTCCGGCGCCTCGCCGGCCGCGACATCGAGCTGGTGGTGGCGAGCGAGCCGGACATCCTGAAGGCGATCACCGAGTTCTATGGCCTGCGCCACTCGGTAAAGCGAGCCGAGCGGGACCTGCGCGGCGGCATCGATCTCGGCAATCTCGAGCAGCTCGTCCGGATGAAGAGCGAGAGCGAGATCGAGTCGAGCGATCAGCACGTCGTCAACGCCGTCGAGTTCATGCTGCAGCACGCCTTCGACTCGCGGGCGAGCGACATCCACGTCGAGCCAAAGCGCGACGAGAGCCTGATTCGCTTCCGCATCGACGGGGTGCTGCACGACATTCAGAAGATGCCGAAGGTGGTGCACAAGGCGGTGGTCAGCCGCATCAAGACCATGTCCCGCCTCGACATCGCCGAGAAGCGTCGACCCCAGGACGGCCGGGTCAAGACGCTGCGCAACGGTCGCGAGGTCGAGCTGCGCGTTTCGACCCTGCCGGTGGCCTTCGGCGAGAAAGCGGTGATGCGGATCTTCGATCCCGAGGTCCTCACCCAGGAGCTCGTCGGGCTGGGCTTCTACTCCGAAGAGCAGGTCCTCTTCGAAGACTTCATCAGCCGCCCCCACGGCATCATCCTGGTCACCGGGCCCACCGGTTCCGGCAAGACCACCACCCTCTACTCGGCCCTCAGCCAGATCGGCAACGCCGAGATCAACGTCACGACCATCGAAGACCCCATCGAGATGGTCCACGAGGCCTTCAACCAGACGGCCGTGCAGCCCAAGGCGGGGGTCACCTTCTCCGCCGCCCTGCGCCACATCCTGCGCCAAGACCCGGACGTCATCATGGTGGGCGAGATCCGCGACGCGGAAACCGCCGGCTACGCCATCCAGGCCGCCCTCACCGGCCATCTGGTGCTGTCGACCCTGCACACCAACGATGCCGCCTCCTCGATCTCCCGTCTCGCCGACCTCGGCGTCGAGCGCTTCCTGATCAGCTCCACCCTGATCGGTGCCATGGCCCAGCGGCTGGTGCGCAAGATCTGCCCCCACTGCACCACCGACCGCCACCTGACCCAAGACGAAGTCGCCAGCCTGCGGCTGACCGTCCCCGAAAAGCACCGAGTCAAGGTCAAAGAGGGTGCCGGCTGCTTCGAATGCCGCAGCACCGGCTACCTCGGGCGCTCCGGAATCTTCGAGATCCTTCCCCTCGACGAAAAACTTCAGGAGCTCACCATCGCCGGCGCCGACGCCGCCGAAATCAAGCGCGAAGCCATCGGGCGCGGCATGAAGACCCTGCGCCAGTCCGCCCTGAGAAAACTCGCCGAAGGCGTCACGACGGTCGAAGAAGTCATCCGCGTCACGGGAATCTAGCGGTTCTTACTGACCGATCCAAGTCCGACAACACCTGAATAGTCCTCGCGCGAGAAGGGTTGGGTTCGGCGGGTCTCTGCGCTCCGCTGGACCGCCCGCGAGAAGGAGTGTCAGCCTCCGAATCGGCCCGTTCCGGACCAAGCCTACCTTTCTCGCCAGCCTCCTGCTGCGCGGTTGTGAGTTACCGCATCTCCGGCGTCTTGCGACCTCTTCGCGTCCTCGACGTACTGAAAGTACGCCTGTGGCGCTCCGAAGCCGCACTCCTTGGATCTGCAGCAACTCACAGCCGCTCGCGACGGAGTTGGCGAGAAAGTGCAGGCTCA includes:
- a CDS encoding ATPase, T2SS/T4P/T4SS family, producing MSLTPDLVADILVRQGSITEKQGQQIKAEAKILPNRLRSAKSYAQKALAYDIVQQLRLRDQRQGVALTENEIAEAIAADAGLDHVRIDALSLDADLIETKMSRPFAKRHRMLPLAMTNGRLRLACANPYDIEGIDSFRRLAGRDIELVVASEPDILKAITEFYGLRHSVKRAERDLRGGIDLGNLEQLVRMKSESEIESSDQHVVNAVEFMLQHAFDSRASDIHVEPKRDESLIRFRIDGVLHDIQKMPKVVHKAVVSRIKTMSRLDIAEKRRPQDGRVKTLRNGREVELRVSTLPVAFGEKAVMRIFDPEVLTQELVGLGFYSEEQVLFEDFISRPHGIILVTGPTGSGKTTTLYSALSQIGNAEINVTTIEDPIEMVHEAFNQTAVQPKAGVTFSAALRHILRQDPDVIMVGEIRDAETAGYAIQAALTGHLVLSTLHTNDAASSISRLADLGVERFLISSTLIGAMAQRLVRKICPHCTTDRHLTQDEVASLRLTVPEKHRVKVKEGAGCFECRSTGYLGRSGIFEILPLDEKLQELTIAGADAAEIKREAIGRGMKTLRQSALRKLAEGVTTVEEVIRVTGI